A section of the Akkermansia muciniphila genome encodes:
- a CDS encoding DUF5069 domain-containing protein, with product MMAEDWNDTFYDLFREAVGRYHEGHRNVDGFFTDQEIIFLSSIGCRTRELFDFVELYARTGEPSPTTVLLMAAVRRDFFLTIQHGQFYQGKPVIGYDLPGFGDELSGLPYLPRLIAKARAKLVGSMGDDIIYCCDNDRRFFREHGNIHPADFLRVVWAAGDSDPKVYDYVRQCTLSSTAKPVDGE from the coding sequence ATGATGGCGGAAGACTGGAACGACACGTTTTACGACCTTTTCCGCGAGGCGGTGGGGCGTTACCATGAAGGCCACAGGAATGTGGACGGCTTCTTTACGGACCAGGAAATCATCTTCCTGTCCTCCATCGGCTGCCGCACGCGGGAACTGTTTGACTTTGTGGAACTCTATGCCCGCACGGGAGAACCTTCCCCCACCACGGTACTACTGATGGCCGCGGTGCGCAGGGACTTCTTCCTGACCATCCAGCACGGGCAATTTTACCAGGGCAAGCCCGTGATCGGGTATGATTTGCCAGGCTTTGGAGACGAATTAAGCGGCCTTCCCTACCTTCCGCGCCTGATTGCCAAGGCGCGGGCCAAGCTGGTCGGCTCCATGGGGGATGACATCATCTACTGCTGTGATAATGACCGCCGCTTCTTCCGGGAACACGGCAACATCCATCCCGCCGATTTCCTGCGGGTAGTATGGGCCGCGGGAGACAGTGACCCCAAGGTGTACGACTACGTGCGCCAGTGCACGCTGAGTTCCACGGCCAAGCCGGTCGATGGTGAATGA
- the atpB gene encoding F0F1 ATP synthase subunit A has translation MSRFFQFLWLAALAVPGMMGGSACAAEEGAGHGLEQAAPQLFSIPLPGGIELPVSNSMLMLFLAVLLIGIVVWSATRAMRILPSRLQNAVEYFFETLYNFVESLLGPRLTRKYFWYFGTIFTIILVSNYMGLLPGVGTITYNGVLLFRGANADMNVTMFLGIFYALMWLYWCIREQGVKGFFVHLFGPKGRLPGFMGFVLVLIFLFVGLVEVLSITIRPIALGARLYGNIYAGETIIETMANMFGPVLSSLCVLPFLAIELLVGFIQALVFLLLTAIFLKLQVGDGDSHSHAARDGEKEPPVPDSLPPGKAS, from the coding sequence ATGAGCAGATTTTTCCAGTTCCTGTGGTTGGCGGCGTTGGCAGTGCCCGGCATGATGGGCGGGAGCGCCTGTGCGGCGGAGGAAGGCGCGGGACACGGACTGGAGCAGGCCGCCCCCCAGCTATTTTCCATTCCTCTTCCCGGTGGCATTGAACTGCCGGTGTCCAACTCCATGCTGATGCTTTTTCTGGCGGTGCTCCTGATAGGCATAGTCGTATGGTCCGCCACCCGCGCCATGCGCATCCTGCCCTCCCGGCTGCAAAATGCGGTGGAATACTTTTTTGAGACCCTGTACAATTTTGTGGAGTCCCTGCTGGGGCCGCGCCTGACGCGCAAGTACTTCTGGTACTTCGGAACCATTTTCACCATCATCCTGGTCAGCAACTACATGGGGCTCCTGCCCGGAGTGGGCACCATCACCTACAATGGGGTGCTGCTCTTCCGCGGCGCGAATGCGGACATGAACGTGACGATGTTCCTGGGCATCTTTTATGCGCTGATGTGGCTTTACTGGTGCATCCGGGAACAGGGGGTGAAAGGCTTCTTTGTCCACTTGTTCGGGCCCAAGGGAAGGCTCCCCGGCTTCATGGGGTTTGTGCTGGTGCTTATCTTCCTGTTCGTGGGGCTGGTGGAGGTCCTGAGCATCACGATCCGCCCGATTGCCCTGGGCGCCCGTCTTTACGGCAACATCTACGCCGGGGAAACGATCATTGAGACCATGGCCAATATGTTCGGCCCGGTGCTCAGCTCCCTGTGCGTGCTGCCGTTCCTGGCTATTGAACTGCTGGTAGGCTTCATCCAGGCCCTGGTGTTCCTGCTCCTGACGGCCATTTTCCTGAAACTTCAGGTGGGGGACGGCGACTCCCACAGCCACGCGGCCAGGGATGGAGAAAAGGAACCGCCCGTGCCGGACAGCCTGCCGCCCGGAAAGGCTTCATAA
- the atpG gene encoding ATP synthase F1 subunit gamma, which yields MGNLRDIRRRIKSVKNTSQITRAMQMVASAKMRRAQDQAVKGRPYIRALAEVLYHLQDEIDTSNSPLMQTHGGADLVLLVNTDRGLCGGLNANLIKMTREHAPENAHYITIGRKLNAALAKWNERLEATWSLTDPLSLLELKPVFDFIVQKFKAEEYGRVFIAFSGFVNTMVQKPIFRQLLPIEAEPLMKMAKAGGAALDGENAHKQFLLEPSPSALLDTILPLYVFHGLVQIVLEARASEHSARMVAMKGATENAKNIIDGLTLDYNKARQTQITNELLEITTAMRAME from the coding sequence ATGGGCAACCTGAGAGACATCAGACGCCGGATCAAGTCCGTCAAAAACACGTCCCAGATCACCAGGGCGATGCAGATGGTGGCCTCCGCCAAGATGCGCCGCGCCCAGGACCAGGCCGTGAAGGGGCGTCCCTACATCCGCGCCCTGGCGGAAGTGCTCTACCACCTTCAGGATGAAATTGACACCAGCAACAGCCCGCTGATGCAGACCCACGGCGGCGCGGACCTGGTGCTGCTGGTGAATACGGACCGCGGCCTGTGCGGCGGCCTGAATGCCAACCTGATCAAGATGACCAGGGAACACGCGCCGGAAAACGCCCATTACATCACCATCGGCCGCAAGCTGAACGCCGCGCTGGCCAAATGGAATGAACGGCTGGAAGCCACCTGGAGCCTGACGGACCCGCTCTCCCTGCTGGAATTGAAGCCGGTGTTTGACTTCATCGTGCAGAAATTCAAGGCGGAGGAATACGGGCGCGTCTTCATTGCCTTCTCCGGTTTTGTGAACACGATGGTCCAGAAGCCCATCTTTCGCCAGCTTCTCCCCATTGAAGCGGAACCGTTGATGAAAATGGCGAAGGCCGGAGGCGCGGCCCTGGACGGGGAAAACGCCCACAAGCAATTCCTGCTGGAACCCAGCCCCTCCGCCCTGCTGGATACCATCCTGCCCCTTTACGTCTTCCACGGCCTGGTCCAGATCGTGCTGGAAGCCCGCGCGTCCGAGCACTCCGCCCGCATGGTCGCCATGAAGGGCGCCACGGAAAACGCCAAGAACATCATCGACGGCCTCACCCTGGACTACAACAAGGCCCGCCAGACGCAGATCACCAATGAACTGCTGGAAATCACCACGGCCATGCGCGCCATGGAATAA
- a CDS encoding F0F1 ATP synthase subunit delta: MKIGKDTQNAARRLFRLCLDGNTVAEDRVRLIARKIAERKPRNYEALLAAFSRMVEYAVKSRTATIQSAVPLTEEERSRIQTKLAAKYGDGLYYNWEVAPDLLGGVRIQVGDDVKDGSVRSKIDRLADLARTLSN; this comes from the coding sequence ATGAAAATCGGAAAGGACACGCAAAATGCCGCCCGCAGGCTGTTCCGGCTCTGCCTGGACGGGAATACCGTGGCGGAGGACCGCGTGCGCCTGATCGCCCGGAAAATTGCGGAACGCAAGCCGCGCAATTACGAAGCCCTGCTGGCGGCCTTTTCCCGCATGGTGGAATATGCCGTGAAGAGCCGTACGGCCACCATTCAAAGCGCCGTGCCGCTGACGGAGGAGGAGCGCTCCCGGATTCAGACGAAACTGGCGGCCAAATACGGCGACGGCCTTTACTACAACTGGGAAGTGGCGCCTGACCTGCTGGGGGGCGTCCGCATCCAGGTGGGTGACGACGTGAAGGACGGCTCCGTGCGTTCCAAAATTGACCGCCTGGCCGACCTGGCCCGCACCCTTTCCAATTAA
- the atpA gene encoding F0F1 ATP synthase subunit alpha, with protein MSNILQELEAEIKKATAPVSQENVGVIRSVGDGVAKIEGLSDVMLNEMIEFPGGVMGLAMNLEEHEVGAVILGDDSNLKEGDLVKCTGRLLSVPVGRSLLGRVVNTLGEPIDGKGPIKAEAYYPVEKIASGIISRQPVTVPVQTGILPIDAMIPIGRGQRELIIGDRATGKTAIAMDTMIAQAEQNRMAEEGRLPDHQPLYNIYVAIGQKRANISRLVAKLEETGAMKYSIVVAASASDPAAMLYLAPYAGCAMGEYFMDKGEDALIVYDDLSKHAVAYRQISLILRRPSGREAYPGDVFYLHSRLLERAARINKEHGGGSLTALPIIETQAGDVSAYIPTNVISITDGQIFLETDLFYQGVRPAINVGISVSRVGSSAQTKIIKKLAGSIKLDLAQFTELQAFAQFGSDLDPSTKAKLARGERIVELFKQNQYEPKMLGLEAADLYAMQKGYFDDVPVNRIKECQNAWEAYMQDQHPDLLESILKEKDLTPEIDAGLKDAIESFKLSWN; from the coding sequence ATGAGCAACATACTTCAAGAACTCGAAGCAGAAATTAAAAAAGCCACGGCTCCCGTCAGTCAGGAAAACGTAGGCGTCATCCGTTCCGTAGGGGACGGCGTCGCCAAGATCGAAGGGCTGAGCGACGTGATGCTCAATGAAATGATTGAGTTTCCCGGCGGCGTGATGGGCCTGGCGATGAACCTGGAAGAACATGAGGTGGGCGCCGTGATTCTGGGGGATGATTCCAACTTGAAGGAAGGGGACCTGGTCAAATGCACGGGGCGCCTCCTTTCCGTGCCTGTGGGCCGTTCCCTGCTGGGCCGCGTGGTGAACACGCTGGGAGAACCCATTGACGGCAAGGGACCGATCAAGGCGGAAGCCTACTACCCCGTGGAAAAGATCGCCTCCGGCATTATTTCCCGCCAGCCCGTCACCGTTCCCGTGCAGACGGGCATCCTCCCCATTGACGCCATGATCCCCATTGGCCGCGGCCAGCGTGAACTCATCATCGGGGACCGCGCTACCGGGAAAACCGCCATTGCCATGGACACCATGATCGCCCAGGCGGAGCAGAACCGCATGGCGGAGGAAGGCAGGCTGCCGGACCACCAGCCGCTGTACAACATTTACGTGGCCATCGGCCAGAAGCGCGCCAACATCAGCCGCCTGGTGGCCAAGCTGGAGGAAACCGGGGCCATGAAATACTCCATCGTCGTGGCGGCTTCCGCGTCGGACCCCGCCGCCATGCTCTACCTGGCCCCGTACGCCGGCTGCGCCATGGGGGAATACTTCATGGACAAGGGGGAGGACGCCCTGATCGTTTACGATGACCTCTCCAAGCATGCCGTGGCCTACCGCCAGATTTCCCTGATTCTGCGCCGCCCGTCCGGGCGTGAAGCATATCCGGGAGACGTCTTCTACCTGCACAGCCGCCTGCTGGAACGCGCCGCGCGCATCAACAAGGAACACGGCGGCGGCTCCCTGACGGCCCTCCCCATCATTGAAACGCAGGCCGGGGACGTTTCCGCCTACATTCCCACCAACGTCATTTCCATCACGGACGGCCAGATCTTCCTGGAAACGGACCTGTTCTACCAGGGGGTGCGCCCCGCCATCAACGTGGGCATCTCCGTCTCCCGCGTGGGTTCCTCCGCCCAGACGAAAATCATCAAGAAGCTGGCCGGCTCCATCAAGCTGGACCTGGCCCAGTTCACGGAATTGCAGGCCTTCGCCCAGTTCGGGTCTGACCTGGACCCCAGTACCAAGGCCAAGCTGGCCCGCGGGGAGCGCATCGTGGAGCTCTTCAAGCAGAACCAGTATGAACCCAAGATGCTGGGGCTGGAAGCCGCGGACCTGTACGCCATGCAGAAAGGGTACTTTGACGACGTTCCGGTGAACAGGATCAAAGAATGCCAGAACGCGTGGGAGGCCTACATGCAGGACCAGCATCCGGACCTGCTGGAAAGCATCCTGAAGGAAAAAGACCTGACGCCGGAAATAGACGCGGGGCTTAAAGACGCCATTGAATCCTTCAAGCTCAGTTGGAACTAA
- a CDS encoding formylglycine-generating enzyme family protein: MNNIIKWIKNNKKISFSIIALLALLIFFLYPGNDITCLDIVPPATANIQSAQAGDVLKMDIPDSEHKLTLIFIPKGSYPIAKSDHRTEITYPYWLGKYEITQEEWEKMMGWIPIPELEDRWTITTGARYPMCQVSYDECLDFCDRLTEIARQQGILPEGYCFSLPTEAQWELAYSCGKETVLPDNLEEVAWMNPHDANTGAYPVGQKEPNAWGFHDMLGNVWELCADFYHSHRLHGSNPVNWKTDTGNLSTDTGLSVTSLGGGVFSFIPDNEKDIPRERYHADSRRASTGLRVALVPVQQHQLLKKRLKHLHPVPDWLIDIKGSFELICMYMKTYWKTLMNYC; this comes from the coding sequence GTGAATAATATAATAAAATGGATAAAAAATAATAAGAAAATCAGTTTTTCTATTATAGCATTATTGGCCTTGCTCATCTTTTTCCTTTATCCTGGCAATGATATTACATGCCTGGACATAGTACCCCCTGCGACAGCCAATATTCAATCTGCCCAGGCCGGAGATGTGTTAAAAATGGATATTCCCGATTCGGAACACAAGCTCACCTTGATTTTCATTCCAAAAGGAAGCTACCCAATTGCAAAATCCGACCATCGTACGGAAATTACTTATCCCTACTGGCTGGGGAAGTACGAAATCACACAGGAGGAATGGGAAAAGATGATGGGATGGATCCCGATTCCGGAATTGGAAGACAGATGGACCATCACAACGGGCGCACGGTACCCCATGTGCCAGGTATCCTATGATGAATGCCTGGATTTTTGTGATCGATTAACCGAGATTGCACGACAACAGGGGATTCTTCCGGAAGGATATTGCTTTTCCCTGCCTACGGAGGCACAGTGGGAGTTAGCCTATTCCTGCGGCAAGGAAACCGTTCTTCCCGATAATCTTGAGGAAGTAGCATGGATGAATCCTCACGATGCCAATACAGGGGCCTATCCTGTGGGACAAAAAGAACCCAATGCATGGGGGTTTCATGACATGTTGGGCAACGTATGGGAGTTATGTGCGGATTTTTATCATTCTCATCGTTTGCATGGCAGCAATCCCGTCAACTGGAAAACGGATACCGGCAATTTATCAACCGATACTGGTTTATCAGTCACCTCCCTCGGGGGAGGAGTGTTTTCTTTCATACCCGATAATGAGAAAGATATACCTCGTGAAAGATATCATGCTGATTCAAGAAGAGCCAGTACCGGATTGAGAGTAGCGTTAGTCCCGGTTCAGCAACATCAATTGTTGAAAAAAAGGTTAAAACACCTACACCCTGTTCCGGATTGGCTGATAGACATCAAGGGTTCATTCGAACTGATCTGCATGTATATGAAAACATATTGGAAGACTTTAATGAATTATTGTTGA
- a CDS encoding acyltransferase family protein has translation MSSASDTKPQRIAAIDALRGFDMFFLTGGLALVVAGINLFYDQSPAWLVKHSTHVNWEGFAAWDLVMPLFLFIVGTAMPFSFSKRIGTEPMWKIYLKVAKRVVVLFLLGMVVQGNLLSFEPSKMSLYCNTLQAIASGYLIAAICLLHLSIRWQVVVTGLLLAVYWLVMKFIPFSDPVVGSCPAGMLEPGRNLALLLDKYLMGDWQDGTNYAWILAQFGFGAMTMLGLLGGQILKRVQGHGKKLLWLLGSGAGCLVLGYVWSLDFPIIKHLFTSSMVLWAAGWCYFLLALFYLLTDVLKLNWLTFFFSVIGSNAIFVYMWAELCPPTRNFSRVLFTGLSECFGDANRFVFYLCNYALIWGVLYYMYKNRTFIKV, from the coding sequence ATGAGTTCAGCTTCCGATACCAAGCCGCAGAGGATTGCGGCCATTGACGCCCTGCGGGGTTTTGACATGTTTTTCCTGACGGGGGGGCTGGCCCTGGTGGTAGCCGGCATTAATCTTTTTTATGACCAGAGCCCCGCATGGCTGGTGAAGCACAGCACGCACGTGAACTGGGAAGGGTTTGCGGCCTGGGACCTGGTGATGCCTCTTTTCCTGTTCATTGTGGGGACGGCCATGCCGTTTTCCTTTTCCAAGCGCATTGGCACGGAACCCATGTGGAAGATTTACCTGAAGGTGGCCAAGCGGGTGGTGGTGCTTTTTTTGCTGGGCATGGTGGTGCAGGGGAACCTGCTGAGTTTTGAACCGTCTAAAATGTCCCTGTACTGCAATACTCTCCAGGCCATCGCCTCCGGCTATCTGATTGCGGCCATTTGCCTTCTTCATCTGTCCATCCGGTGGCAGGTGGTCGTCACTGGCCTGCTGCTGGCCGTTTACTGGCTGGTCATGAAGTTCATTCCCTTTTCCGATCCCGTGGTAGGTTCATGCCCGGCCGGCATGCTGGAGCCGGGAAGGAACCTGGCCCTGCTGCTGGACAAGTACCTGATGGGAGACTGGCAGGATGGAACGAATTACGCCTGGATTCTGGCCCAGTTCGGTTTTGGGGCCATGACCATGCTCGGGCTGCTGGGCGGGCAGATATTGAAAAGGGTGCAGGGGCATGGAAAAAAATTGCTCTGGCTTCTGGGTTCAGGCGCGGGCTGCCTGGTCCTGGGGTATGTCTGGAGCCTGGATTTTCCGATCATCAAGCATCTGTTTACCAGTTCCATGGTGCTGTGGGCGGCGGGCTGGTGCTATTTCCTGCTGGCCCTGTTTTACCTGCTGACGGACGTGCTGAAACTGAACTGGCTGACGTTCTTTTTCTCCGTGATCGGGAGTAACGCCATTTTCGTATACATGTGGGCGGAGTTGTGCCCTCCCACACGCAATTTCTCCCGCGTGCTGTTCACCGGGTTGAGCGAGTGCTTCGGGGATGCGAACCGGTTTGTCTTTTATTTGTGCAATTACGCCCTGATTTGGGGCGTGCTGTATTACATGTACAAAAACCGGACCTTCATCAAGGTCTAG
- a CDS encoding ATPase: MIDPTAMTSLAELSGNVGFGLVTIGAGIGIGLIGAKAAEATGRNPGASSPIMVIAITLAALIEGVALISIFVK; the protein is encoded by the coding sequence ATGATTGATCCTACTGCAATGACCTCCCTGGCCGAACTGTCCGGCAACGTGGGCTTCGGCCTCGTCACCATCGGCGCCGGCATCGGCATCGGCCTCATCGGCGCGAAAGCCGCGGAAGCCACCGGGCGCAACCCCGGCGCCTCTTCCCCCATCATGGTGATTGCCATTACGCTGGCCGCCCTGATTGAAGGCGTGGCCCTGATCTCTATCTTTGTGAAATAA
- a CDS encoding ATP synthase F0 subunit B yields MLNLIADQSWNPFAPFGVTSWEPFLANLIAFILMVVILRYLAFKPIQNVLEKRRQRIEEGEEMREESERQLASVKEQTHEMLVEAGEKGQEKIEAAKEAASRLLEEQEAEAARKAEEIVKKARELAELEQQKERDALKEQFGQLVALATAQVTGKVLTEEDQRRINREAIDSLDS; encoded by the coding sequence ATGCTGAATCTCATAGCCGACCAGTCCTGGAATCCCTTTGCTCCCTTCGGGGTGACAAGCTGGGAGCCCTTTCTTGCCAACCTGATCGCCTTCATCCTGATGGTGGTGATCCTGCGCTACCTGGCGTTCAAGCCCATCCAGAACGTTCTGGAAAAAAGGCGCCAGCGCATTGAAGAAGGGGAGGAAATGCGTGAGGAAAGCGAGCGCCAGCTTGCTTCCGTAAAGGAGCAGACGCATGAAATGCTGGTGGAGGCTGGTGAAAAGGGACAGGAAAAAATAGAAGCCGCCAAGGAAGCCGCCTCCCGCCTGCTGGAAGAACAGGAAGCGGAGGCTGCCCGCAAGGCGGAGGAAATCGTCAAAAAAGCCCGAGAGCTTGCGGAACTGGAACAGCAGAAGGAGCGCGACGCGCTGAAAGAGCAGTTCGGCCAGCTGGTGGCCCTGGCTACGGCCCAGGTCACCGGGAAGGTGCTGACGGAAGAAGACCAGCGGAGAATCAACCGGGAAGCAATCGACAGCCTGGATTCCTGA
- the atpD gene encoding F0F1 ATP synthase subunit beta codes for MNNTGTLVQIIGAVVDADFSQAETLPALLNALEVDYEVDGKRKTLVLEVQQHIGDGWVRAVAMSSTDGLRRGMPVRDTGHPIEVPVGQCVLGRIFNVLGDAVDERGALDCAGKKSIHRSAPPLEEQSTSTEVLETGIKVIDLICPFLKGGKIGAFGGAGVGKTVLIMELINNIAKARSGLSVFAGVGERTREGNDLYNEMIESGVINLEKPEESKVALVYGQMNEPPGARLRVALSALTMAEYFRDEEHKDVLLFIDNIFRFSQAGSEVSALLGRTPSAVGYQPNLAEEMADLQERITSTKHGSITSMQAVYVPADDLTDPAPATTFAHLDSTVVLERSLAAQGLFPAVEPLSSTSKALAPEIVGNEHYEVARGVQMVLQRYKDLQDMIAILGMDELSEEDKLIVSRARKIQRFLTQPFHVAEVFSSIPGAYVPVSETVRGFKEILEGKLDMVPEDAFFMRGGIDDVLKDAKDAK; via the coding sequence ATGAATAACACAGGCACTCTCGTTCAGATCATCGGCGCCGTGGTCGATGCGGATTTTTCCCAGGCTGAAACGCTTCCGGCCCTGCTCAATGCGCTGGAAGTGGACTATGAAGTTGACGGAAAGCGCAAGACCCTGGTGCTAGAAGTCCAGCAGCACATCGGCGATGGCTGGGTGCGCGCCGTGGCCATGAGCTCCACGGACGGCCTGCGCCGCGGCATGCCCGTGCGGGATACGGGGCACCCCATTGAAGTGCCGGTGGGGCAGTGCGTCCTGGGCCGCATCTTCAATGTGCTGGGTGACGCCGTGGACGAACGCGGCGCCCTTGACTGCGCCGGGAAAAAGAGCATCCACCGCAGCGCCCCTCCGCTGGAGGAACAATCCACCAGCACGGAAGTGCTGGAAACGGGTATCAAGGTGATCGACCTCATCTGCCCCTTCCTGAAAGGCGGCAAAATCGGCGCCTTCGGCGGCGCGGGGGTGGGCAAGACCGTGCTCATCATGGAACTCATCAACAACATTGCCAAGGCGCGCAGCGGCCTCTCCGTCTTTGCCGGGGTGGGGGAACGCACCCGTGAAGGGAACGACTTGTACAATGAAATGATAGAATCCGGCGTGATTAACCTGGAAAAGCCGGAGGAATCCAAGGTGGCCCTGGTGTACGGCCAGATGAACGAGCCTCCCGGCGCCCGTCTGCGCGTTGCCCTGTCCGCCCTGACCATGGCGGAATACTTCCGCGACGAGGAGCACAAGGACGTACTTCTCTTCATTGACAACATTTTCCGTTTCTCCCAGGCGGGATCGGAAGTGTCCGCCCTGCTGGGCCGCACGCCGTCCGCCGTGGGCTACCAGCCGAACCTGGCGGAGGAAATGGCGGATCTTCAGGAACGCATCACCTCCACCAAGCACGGTTCCATCACCTCCATGCAGGCCGTTTACGTTCCTGCGGACGACCTGACGGACCCGGCCCCGGCCACTACCTTCGCCCACCTGGACTCCACGGTGGTGCTGGAACGCTCCCTGGCCGCCCAGGGCCTGTTCCCCGCGGTGGAGCCGCTGTCCTCCACCTCCAAGGCCCTGGCCCCGGAAATCGTGGGGAATGAGCACTATGAGGTTGCCCGCGGGGTGCAGATGGTGCTGCAGCGCTACAAGGACCTTCAGGACATGATCGCCATTCTGGGCATGGACGAGCTTTCGGAAGAAGACAAGCTCATCGTGAGCCGCGCCCGCAAGATACAGCGCTTCCTGACGCAGCCTTTCCACGTGGCGGAAGTCTTCTCCAGCATACCCGGCGCTTACGTGCCCGTCTCGGAAACCGTCCGCGGCTTCAAGGAAATCCTGGAAGGCAAGCTGGACATGGTTCCGGAAGACGCCTTCTTCATGCGCGGCGGCATAGATGACGTCCTCAAGGATGCAAAGGATGCCAAATAA
- the atpC gene encoding ATP synthase F1 subunit epsilon, with protein sequence MSMEFKVITPDEVAVAATVEYVYLPGSLGEMGVLEHHTALITSLEPGELRYKPLDGPEESMVVGTGFVQVNDDHVLMVTDLALNSSQIDEGSVERAIQEAQEVLKARSEMSREEQARFEANLTKQIMMLNFKRKHKSPGR encoded by the coding sequence ATGAGCATGGAGTTCAAAGTCATTACCCCGGATGAAGTGGCCGTTGCCGCCACGGTGGAATACGTGTACCTGCCCGGCAGCCTGGGGGAGATGGGCGTGCTGGAACACCATACGGCCCTGATCACCTCCCTGGAACCGGGGGAACTCCGCTATAAGCCGCTGGACGGCCCGGAGGAAAGCATGGTAGTGGGGACTGGCTTTGTCCAGGTCAATGACGACCATGTCCTGATGGTGACGGACCTGGCCCTCAACTCCTCCCAGATTGATGAAGGCAGCGTGGAACGGGCCATTCAGGAAGCGCAGGAAGTGCTGAAGGCCCGCTCGGAAATGTCCCGCGAGGAACAGGCCCGGTTTGAGGCGAACCTGACCAAGCAGATCATGATGCTGAACTTCAAGCGCAAACACAAATCCCCGGGCAGATGA
- a CDS encoding SprT-like domain-containing protein, translating into MMPFSVFPSLRSVLCSPRSMTIGNLQSGNRDSFRDIEIYARLKMDELGLPDWKFGWDRARRRLGVCRLLEKSISISVHFVRANLEAPHEIRDTILHEIAHALAWTRHGERTHGARWKQICREIGAVPCAAAKPDAIRVTTYKYLLRLKTTGEVVGKYHRRPAFAKYLKRMALKGRPDTLGQLELILYETQNPPTS; encoded by the coding sequence ATGATGCCCTTCTCCGTATTTCCTTCCCTGCGTTCCGTGCTATGCTCTCCCCGCAGCATGACCATCGGGAACCTCCAATCCGGCAACCGCGACAGCTTCCGGGACATTGAAATTTATGCCCGCCTGAAAATGGATGAACTGGGCCTCCCGGACTGGAAATTCGGCTGGGACCGTGCCCGCAGGCGGCTGGGCGTATGCCGCCTGCTGGAAAAAAGCATTTCCATTTCCGTCCACTTTGTCCGCGCCAATCTGGAAGCCCCCCATGAAATCCGTGACACCATCCTGCACGAGATAGCCCACGCCCTGGCCTGGACGCGCCACGGAGAACGCACCCACGGCGCGCGGTGGAAACAAATCTGCCGGGAAATAGGGGCCGTCCCCTGCGCCGCCGCCAAACCGGACGCCATCCGCGTCACCACGTACAAGTACCTCCTGCGCCTGAAAACAACGGGCGAAGTCGTCGGCAAATACCACCGCCGCCCCGCCTTCGCCAAATACCTCAAGCGCATGGCCCTGAAAGGCCGCCCCGATACGCTGGGCCAGCTTGAATTGATTCTCTATGAGACGCAGAACCCACCGACGTCATAA